DNA from Toxoplasma gondii ME49 chromosome X, whole genome shotgun sequence:
ttcgccctcAGAGAGCCGCCTGTCGCGCTCTTGGCCGCGGTGCCGCCCGTCCTGGGCCCGCAAGTGGCACAGGTTTTCGCGAAACCAGCGGCAGAGAATCtagaagagacacgagaaggGACAATCGGGGCGAggacggaagaggagagagaaggcgggtTGTCGGGCAACGTAAGCGACGCGCAAAGCAGCCAATCCCCAATGAGGGAGAAGGACGGCTACTCGACGACTCAAGCGGGCAACGCAGACGCACCGatcaaagaagaagaagaggcaagaggagacacagagggaaaGCAGGGGAAGCGGTCGAGAGCCGGTGGAGAGCAAGGCCGGGCAGAAGGATGCGACTCTCTAGGAGAGTCGAGGGGAGGCGCCAACGACGAAACACGCATGTTGGAGTCTTTGGGGGACGCGGGTGCAGAGGCTGCGGAGACGTCGCTCGAAATGGTGTGCATGAACACCCGAAAGACCCTCGAGAGTCTCGTCCGACTGGACTCGCAGACGCGCGGAGTGCCGCGGAAGCTGTCTGTGGAGTTCGAGGGCGACAGTGGAGAGAAATGTTTAGCCGACCAAGGGCGTCCCAACCTCACGTACTCTTTGGAGGAAGATCCATTCTGGAAGCTGACGGAACACACGCTGACTGCGTTCATGAAGCTCCTGTCGCTTCCCTTCATCAGCCCCCCACGACCTTCAgttgtacgtacacccgatgtgcagagaagcgaaacactTCCAGGCTCCACGTCCACTGCGGGTGGCGACGCGGCGACTGCAGCCGCCCCGGGTTCTGCGACTTTCGgtactctctctctctcttcttcgcgcgatcttcctttctctccttcgtcatCGGCTGCACTGCCTCTGCACTGCTCCCTcacgtctccgttttctctcagcACTAGGTCTGCAGCGAAGGCTGACAGTTCCGTCGGCCCGGCCTCCTCCGtctgctctcgctcttcgtcccaagaagcagacaggcCTGTCTCGGCACAGTGGAACCTCGACCGCCTACGGACTGTCTGGCACCCGCACGGTGTCAATACAATCGGGGACGCGGCCTCCTGCGCGACGCTGTTGCTCTATcctcccgtcttcttctcggcgttcAAGTGGTGGCGCAACCTGCGGGCTCTTGAGAGACTGACGAGTACGAGTTCGACGGACGGTTTACATCTTGAAGCTCTTTGTTCACCTGATTCAAGTTCCTCGCACCCAGACTCATCGGCTGTTAAGCAGCAGACCGAGAGCAACGAAACGCCGAGCctgagaagcagcagaacgGAAGCTGAGCAGACAGCAAAGGCGACATTAAAGGAGGCAGGGCTGGATTCGGAGAAGGCGCCAGGGGTAGAGGCCGAAGCCAAGAGGGCGACGGAAACACAAAGGGAAATGCCAGTGCTAGCGACGGGTCAGGTCGTCATCGAGGTTGGAGAGgatggggaagaagaactaCATGCAAGAAAGAATAGGCGCGAGGACGGCATGGTGACAGCCTGTCAGACGCCTACGAATGTGAATGCGACTCGGCTGTCTTCAGCTGGTGTTCCAGCGGTGGtatccgcttcttcctccgcttcctcgtTGTCAGCAGCTGCCGATTCTCCGTCgacttcgtcttctgttggCCCTGTAGCTGGTCCCCGTTCTTGGACCTCAatttcttctgtcccttcAGCGTTTCCTCTGAGAGAGGTGGATCATGTTCGCACTGCGCGGTTCCTCTGTTGCATTGTCGTCGGCATCTTCGACGGTTTGCTTCCCTCGAATGGTGCCTCAGAGTCACCCGACGGGTCCACCAACTCTCTGTCGTGCTCTGCCTTTCCTCAGTCtgcttccgcttctccgtcgtcttctccgtcttctgcctcttctgtgtcttcgtcctctgcgaGTTCCTCTCGCCGCGTCGCGCAGCTTCTGGCACtgatggagaagaacgaagttCTCGTTTTGGAATGTCTCCGCGTGGCGGCCAAAGCCGTTGATGAAAGCGAGACGAGGCGGCGAGCCGCttgcgaaggagacgcgcggcgGAGAGACACCCCAGAGGTGCAGCATGGAGCTTGCGGCctcagaagaggaagcgaaggcgctCTCGTCGGTGCCCCAACCGCGCGCGTCATCAATGCGAGTTTCTGTCAAACGGGCCGCCGAagcgcagaaaacgagaggagagaggaagagatcAGTCTCAtcaaagacgagaaacgagaggaagaagaacgcaaacAAGTGGCTTCTCTACAGTTCcacgacgagaaggaagaggccCGAAACCCCCCGCTGAAGACGCAGACCAGCATCGTCGAGACCGTCGAGAAAATTGCGCTTCTCGGCTGGAAGTGTAACACCGACTTTGTCGTTCACGAGGAGGTTCACAGCATGCTCTTTACCATTGACATTCTCCTCACTCCGCGAAAGCCTTCCGACGCGCCTCTCTAGGCGCGGGAGTGAAACCCGATGTGGTGTGCGTACACCGTGATGACGAAAAGAGCGGCAGCTGTTGGTCCAACGTCAAGTGCCTCCACAGCTGAGAGAGCAGCGTTTCAAATGGCGAAAGGTGGTTCACACTTGATGGTGCGAACGTAGATAATCGGTCGACGTTCTGCAATCTATGCCTGGACCAGTCTTGGTGCGATGtgtatctgtgcatgcacgcagctCCTGTggatacacatatacatacatatctcTACAACTGTATGCGTATGTGTCTGAATATATATGTGGTGACGAATGGTAGTGTTTTTTGGGTTCGTGCCAACTCCGTTTAGGGACTGTAAGCATCACAAATGAGCACGATTAAACAGTGTAGAGTTTGGCGTTCGTGGCAGTGGTCTTAATTCACTTCGTCCGCCACAGAAGGTGCGGTAAGAGACCGTGTCTGGTTTCTCACGCCCCACTTGGAAGACAAGAGACGGCAGTGTGGTGCAGAAACCGACCGAGAGGAATTTTGTGAAACGCAAAGTCACGGCCATCCAAAAAGGCCTCTGTGCGCCGAACGCCGCGTCCTTCACCATTCCCAAGCGCCGGGCTTGAAGCACACAGCTTgcgggtgtacgtacaccgcacCCTGTGTACGTTCACCTTGCATTCAGTCAGTCACAAGAGAACGCATAGATACGCAGACGCACCAAGCCGGATGCAGCTGTGGAAAGAAGCCAACGTAGCTTCTGCATTATCAAGCCTGCAAACGAGGCGTTTCAactttctctcgtttcccaCTGGACGGAGAAGCCGCCGTGCCTCCCGAAAACACGAGAGCCTGTGTCTTACGCGGAAATGACGGCTTAAGAAGGGATCCAcaggacagaaaagagacaaaatcTCCACAGGTTAACTGTGCCCAAGCTCCACAGATAAAGACGTTTCTCTCTGAGCACGCAGCCAGATACCATTCAGCACTGGATGGAGAATCTTTTGCTGgcctgcgtttctccacaGAAAACTGCCTCAGCCAAGAACCTACACGAAAGCGTAAAACTGAAAAGGGTGAAAAAGAATGCGGGGCGTGGGATTCTGTCCATGCTCAGCACTATCCAGTGTGCATACACCTGAAAAACCCACGCTTCACCCTCCCGGCGGGAGTGTCAAAATTACGTGGAAAATGACAATCAGAAGTCTCTCTAGAAAACCCGATGTGCAGCGGACGAAGCCTGTTTTCTCACTCTTTCTCCACCGAGCGCGTCTCATCGCTGCGCTCTTCACCTTTCTCAGTCGCCCTCCTtccgcagagagacacttgCCCTTTCCTCACCCTCCTTGCCATCGCTATCATTCGTCTTCAGTCCTCTCCCCCTCCTCACTTCCATCCCCCAAAACGGCAAGCGGTCCCCAGCTTTTTGACACAAGCCAATAGCAGTGAACCTCGATGGCTAACCAGCTCAGCGAAGTCAGTCCGCTTGGCGGTATCGTCTTCCACTTCGGTCAAAAAAGTCATTCCCTTTCAAGATTTGCTTGAGCGAATAGAGACATCTGCCAAATGAACCAACATCGAGGCGTCTGGCGTTTTACAGATACTGTTGGGTTACACTTTGGTCTGGTCGGCACTGTGCCTGAGACTGAAGTTTCCTAAATGCTTGTGAGCAAAAATCAGCCAGGATTGACGATGAGTGTATATTGCTCACAAGCTTATGGTTTCGGTAGTTCGCTACCTATCGTATCACTTTCGTATGTATAGTTTTCACGATTGCTAtatccttttttctttcgtccaCTTCTCAACAAAACCGAACACTGTGCTTCCCCTATCTCACCTTCCGCCCTCTCTCCCAAATatttccatatatatatatatatatatatatatatatatacgaataAGCAGGATTTGTTTACATCTCTGGCTCTGCATCCGCTGCCATGCACATGCCACTCGCGGGCCCCACATATTGTCTGTTTCCCTTTGATCACTCTCAGAGTAACACAGACGATTCAACATTTGTTGTGTGTACCCCCCGAGATATTCCGAGACGCCAGGCAGCGAAACCAACGAGCGTCCATCTTCCCTCAAACCACTGAGGCTGTCGCACAAACTGTTCCACCTCCTCTCGGTTTCGCGTTCCTGTCTTTTCCACGAACTCCAAAACGCTTCGGCCGAAGCGTCCACCATACACAGGCGGACGGCTTCTCCCTTTGAGTCTGAAGCGAAAAGTCAAAATAAAAAGATATAAGTCCTGGCAGAACGCCACCGTGCGTCAGCGTGCAAGAGATGTGCCATCCACTCATCTCCTCCGTCCTCCTTATGTTCAAACATTCGAACGATACACCCTCCAAAGGCGCCGATAAAATGACTTGACTTCTCCTCGACGTCTGCATACCGTCTAGAGACAAGCCgcgctctttcctcctttcacAGGTCTCCTCGGCTCTTGCCTTCTGTAACGAAGTCCACATTCCCCTTCCGTCCCTCTGAACGCCTGGTGTCCGTCCTCGATAGTAGCACACGtagtctctctcctctctcgcgcggcTTGCCTTCTTTGAAACACCGCTTCCGCGCGTCGGGCGTATTGGGCTCCACTCGGTGTCTCTAGATCGGAACCTTTTGGTCTCTGTCTGCCATGTCTTCGAAGTCGTTTGCGTAGTCCTTTCTGCGGATTCTGTACGGCGCGTTCGCGGCGGTGTGGGCTGTCGCGCCGGCGGCTCGCCCGCCGCCCTCGTTATCGACTTGGTTCTGCATGaactcgtcttcgtcgtcgttgTCTTCGCCGAAGAAGTCGGGAGGCACGTAGGCGAACTGGACGCCGGGTGCGTGTTCGAGGTAGCTGAGGTTGGAGAGGACGCGCGTCTTGATTTTCTCCAGGTGCTCCGGCGAGTTCGAGTTCGGGATCGACGACGGTGTGAGATGGAGCTGGAAGTCGGGCGCGTAGTAGTCGTAGTAGTCATTCAGGGGCACGTGCGGCGACATCTCGCGGTGGCGGTCGAGCACCACACCCGTTTCGTACGCCCAGCAGCGCGCCACGTTCCGAATCGTGTACCCACCGCCGCCGAGGACGAGAAGCGGGATGTCCAAGGATttgacgaaggcgacgcatgcagcgtgCCCCTTGATTGTTAAGTTGAACTTCCCCAGCCGGTCGCCCGTCAAACTGTCTGCGCCGCACTGAAGCACGATTGCGCCGGGCCGATACACGTCCACGCACTTGGTGATGACCGGTTTGAAGAGCGCCACAAAAGAGTCGTCGTCCATGCCGTCGTTCAGCGGAACGTTCACTGCGTAGTACTTCCCCTGACTCGCGCCCACGTCCGTTACGTCGCCGGTGCCCGGAAAGAAGTCGCCGAACTTGTGGAAGGAAACCGTCATCACGCGGTGCGACACGTAGAAGGCCTCCTCGACGCCGTCGCCGTGGTGGATGTCGATGTCGATGTACATCACGCGCGCGTGGTACTTGAGCAACTCCAGAATCCCCAACACAATGTCGTTGATGTAGCAGAAACCCGACGCCTCTGAACGCTTCGCGTGGTGCAGCCCGCCAGACCAGTTCACGCAAATGTCTGCTTGGTGGTGAttcagcttcttcgccgcgTCGATTGACGCCCCTGGATgcacagacgcatgcagagaaatcacacaaatgcagagagaaaacaggcaCGTGAacgacaaaggagacacggaaaaGAACAGACATGCGAAACACAGAGGGCATGCGAAAAGCAAAGGACATGCACAGACACGCTCTCCAGTGGCGCTGCGGTAAAAGGCCTGCTTAGGACGCTCTGGAGTACGTTCGACGAAGTCCGTTAACTGTGCGCACACCGGGCTCCTGCACGGAAACTCGGATGGCCCTCCGTCAAGGAAGGAGCGTGGATTTCGTCAGTGCAAGCCGGTGGCAGGCGCTGTGCCGTCGCTGGTCGCTGCATAGAGACACTTCGATCGGAAGCGACTCCTTTTTCGGACGTACGGTGCGGCACAACAGCCCCGTTTGACCAGAGTCAGGGCAACGCAAGGCGGACAAAGAGCGGACATACCTGCACAAGCTTGCTGGAAGGTGAAGAGGCCGTCAAAAACGGGGCAGTCGGTTGCTTCGCCCACATTGAAGTTCTtgagctggagagaaaatTCCTTATAGTTctcgggagagacagaggagagaaacgagatgTAGTCGCTGGAGTGAAACAGGCACAGCTCCGGCTCGATCGATTTGTGTGGTCTGTACACTTCCTGCAGATACACAGAACGTGAGGgcacgagaaagagacacttCATTCGGCGCAAGCATGATTTGTACGGCGGCTCTCTCAAAATGTACCTCAAGCGAAACGAAGCAAACAGACACAGCCGCTCCTGCAGCGCACCGAACCACGTCCTTGCGTGGA
Protein-coding regions in this window:
- the HDAC3 gene encoding histone deacetylase HDAC3 (encoded by transcript TGME49_227290~Gene product name based on ToxoDB Community Expert Annotation.), which gives rise to MALSALRKRVAYFYDPDIGSYYYGPGHPMKPQRIRMAHALVLSYDLYKHMEVYRPHKSIEPELCLFHSSDYISFLSSVSPENYKEFSLQLKNFNVGEATDCPVFDGLFTFQQACAGASIDAAKKLNHHQADICVNWSGGLHHAKRSEASGFCYINDIVLGILELLKYHARVMYIDIDIHHGDGVEEAFYVSHRVMTVSFHKFGDFFPGTGDVTDVGASQGKYYAVNVPLNDGMDDDSFVALFKPVITKCVDVYRPGAIVLQCGADSLTGDRLGKFNLTIKGHAACVAFVKSLDIPLLVLGGGGYTIRNVARCWAYETGVVLDRHREMSPHVPLNDYYDYYAPDFQLHLTPSSIPNSNSPEHLEKIKTRVLSNLSYLEHAPGVQFAYVPPDFFGEDNDDEDEFMQNQVDNEGGGRAAGATAHTAANAPYRIRRKDYANDFEDMADRDQKVPI